AACTTCTCAAAGAAACTGATTCCGGTTATTTTATAAAGCTGCTCGCCGTTTGGAAATATGTTAAAGATCCCTGCTATATTGGAAAACACAAGAAAAAGTAAAATCGTTCCGAAAAAAGGTGAAAAGCTTTTCCAATGTTCACCCATATTAGACTTCATTAAGTTATTTACCGTTTCCACTATAATTTCGACTATATTTTGCTTTCCTTCTGGCACTGTCTTTAATTTTCTTGTAAATATGTAAGCCAGAAGAATAATTACCGCCATAATAATCCACATCATAACGATACTCTGAGTAACAGGGATTGTTAATCCAAAGATCTTTATATTAAAAAGAGTATTTGGACTCAGCATTTTATTTAGATCCACAGTTTACACCTCTTGAAGCAAAATAAAAAAACAAAGGACTTTAATACTAAAGCGCCTTTGCTCTTAGTGGGACTAATTGTATACCTACTAAAATGAGAAGTCAATAAGTTTAAATCAGTGTGTTAAAATTTGTTTAATCTATATAAAATTTGTTTTTTGTAATCCCTAATGCTTCGGTAAAACTGTTGATAATTACAACAAAAGGAGCTAATAAAACTCCTGCAATCAAGCTTATAAAAAGTTGTTGGTTTGCAAAATAAGATATATATAAAGCTAATATAAGTATAATTTGATTCATAAGAAACAAAATCACTGTTTTTAAGAGCAATAACAGTTTGTTTTGCCCTTCTTTTACTGTAAAAATCCATCTATTGCTTAAAAATCTGAGAATACTCAAAAAAGCACCGATATATAATCCTGAATATATATATATCCTATTACTTAAAAAAAAATTATGACCGAAGAGATCAGCAGGCAGTATGCTATTCTTTTTATAATAAAAAGTGTAAGCTTGTTTTTAAACATATTTCTTTCCACATTTCAATTTTAATTTTTTTATAATACATCAAATGAATGATAAATGCAATATGAAATTACAGTGTTTGAAATGGTTGAAATTAGGCTTGACAAAACTTTTTAAATGTATTATCCTAAAATTACACTTCCGGAAGAAGTTAGACAGTATAATAATAATATTTTGGCAAAGAAGCCAATAATACGTTTTATTACGTATTATTGGCTTTATTTTTTTGTAAAGGAGCAGGGAAATGGATCACGGAGATATAGCATGGATGTTAACTTCATCAGCACTGGTATTAATAATGACACCAGGCCTGGCGTTTTTTTATGGGGGGTTAGTAAAAAGAAAGAATGTTATTAACACAATAATGTCATCTGCAATACTTATGGGGTTGGCTTCGATCCTTTGGGTTCTTGTAGGCTTTTCAATGTCTTTTAGCGGAGACGTCTTTAGTGTGATTGGAAATCTGAAATGGTTTGGACTAAACTTTAATAGTTTAACTGATACGACCTTGGCATACCCGAACACACTTGCCTTTGCAGTATTCCAAATGATGTTTGCAATTATTACCCCAGCCCTTATAACAGGTGCTATTGCTGAGAGAATGAAATTTTCTTCACTTGTTATTTTTACAACTATATGGTCAATAATCGTATATTATCCCCTTGCACACATGGTATGGGGCGGCGGCTTCCTTTTCGATATAGGATCTGTAGATTTCGCCGGAGGAAATGTTGTACATATCAGTTCTGGTGTCAGCGCGCTTGTCCTTGCAATTGTTTTAGGGAAACGGAAGAATTTCGGCAAAGCCACTTATAACCCGCATAATGTCCCGTTCGTTTTTCTGGGGGCGGCACTTCTTTGGTTCGGCTGGTTTGGCTTTAACGCAGGCAGTGCACTTTCTGCCAATGAGCTTGCTGTTCACGCTTTCATGACAACTAACACATCGGCCGCAGCGGGAATGCTTTCATGGCTGCTTATTGAAAAGGTCAAAAATGGGAAGCCATCACTTGTAGGTGCTTCTACAGGTTTAGTAATAGGATTAGTTGCAATCACACCTGGAGCCGGTTTTGTTCCAATTTGGGCGTCAATCATCATCGGCGCTTTAGTAAGTCCCATCTGCTACTTCTTCATTAGTGTCGTTAAACCAAAGTTTGGTTATGATGATGCTCTTGATGTTTTTGGATGCCATGGTGTTGGCGGAATCTGGGGCGGTATTGCCACCGGCCTATTTGCTCAAAAGTCAATCAACTCTGCAGCAGCTTGGGACGGACTGGTTTTTGGAAATGTGAATTTATTCCTCCGTCAGCTTGCTGCAATTGGAATTACAATTGTGGTTGCTGTTGTGGGAACTCTGATTGCATGTGGAATTGCATCACTTGTTACCAAGGGCATTAAGGTTTCGAAGAAGGACGAAGAATTTGGACTTGATCTAGCAGAACATGGCGAATCAGCCTATCCTGCATACAACGGTATGGACTAACAGATTTTAGGGAGGATTATAAAATGAAAAAAATTGAAGCATATATCCGGCCTGAAAAGCTGGAAGATGTCAAGGCCGTAGTTGAGAAATGTCACCTTAATGGTTTAAGCATGATGCAGATTATGGGGTGCGGCAATCAAAAAGGTTGGAAAGAAATTGTACGGGGAAGAGAAGTTGATTACAATTTCCTTCAAAAGATAAAAATTGAGTTAATAGTACTGGATGAACAAGTTGAAAATGTTGTTCAAAGTCTTGTTAATGAGTTATACACCGGAGAATTCGGTGACGGTAAAATTTTTATTTATGATGTAAATGATGCAATTCGAGTTAGAACAAAAGAACGTGGAGATGCCGCAATAAAGTGAGAATTCAGATAAACCTGAGTTCTGTAAAATATAAAACAATCCTGCTCTTAGAAGGCTAGAGCAGGATTGTTTTTTTGAGTCTGTAATCTATTTTGGCAATACAACAATAAACTCACTGCCTGAGCCTAGTTCACTGTTTACCGAAACCGTTCCGTTATGTGCTTCCACCAGTGACTTCGTTATAGCAAGTCCTATACCGGAGCCGCCTGAGGCTCTGCTCCTCGACTTATCCGCGCGGTAAAAACGTTCAAATATATAGGGGAGATCTTCCCGCGATATGCCGATTCCGCTGTCTTTTATTGAAATTTGTACTTCTTCATCGTCTCCTGTGGCGATTATT
This DNA window, taken from Bacillota bacterium, encodes the following:
- a CDS encoding FoF1 ATP synthase subunit a, with protein sequence MDLNKMLSPNTLFNIKIFGLTIPVTQSIVMMWIIMAVIILLAYIFTRKLKTVPEGKQNIVEIIVETVNNLMKSNMGEHWKSFSPFFGTILLFLVFSNIAGIFNIFPNGEQLYKITGISFFEKLPEFSIEPPTKDLNVTLTMALMIIILIPYSGIKYKG
- a CDS encoding P-II family nitrogen regulator, whose amino-acid sequence is MKKIEAYIRPEKLEDVKAVVEKCHLNGLSMMQIMGCGNQKGWKEIVRGREVDYNFLQKIKIELIVLDEQVENVVQSLVNELYTGEFGDGKIFIYDVNDAIRVRTKERGDAAIK
- a CDS encoding ammonium transporter yields the protein MDHGDIAWMLTSSALVLIMTPGLAFFYGGLVKRKNVINTIMSSAILMGLASILWVLVGFSMSFSGDVFSVIGNLKWFGLNFNSLTDTTLAYPNTLAFAVFQMMFAIITPALITGAIAERMKFSSLVIFTTIWSIIVYYPLAHMVWGGGFLFDIGSVDFAGGNVVHISSGVSALVLAIVLGKRKNFGKATYNPHNVPFVFLGAALLWFGWFGFNAGSALSANELAVHAFMTTNTSAAAGMLSWLLIEKVKNGKPSLVGASTGLVIGLVAITPGAGFVPIWASIIIGALVSPICYFFISVVKPKFGYDDALDVFGCHGVGGIWGGIATGLFAQKSINSAAAWDGLVFGNVNLFLRQLAAIGITIVVAVVGTLIACGIASLVTKGIKVSKKDEEFGLDLAEHGESAYPAYNGMD